In Stenotrophomonas sp. 610A2, one DNA window encodes the following:
- a CDS encoding polysaccharide deacetylase family protein, whose amino-acid sequence MSKPVYQWPNDARLALSVVVNVEELSEYNVGQGDKITEPVDELHVTLSKPVRNYGNESNYRYGVNEGHARVSALLDRYNVTSTYTAAAVSLERAPEIADYLRGSRHEVCSHGHRWIHQFRFNEEQERQFIRDAADSIEQTTGVRPVGWLSRYLHTASTRRLLQEEGFLYHMDDYSADAPFWGDVDGSDKPMIVVPYQLDTNDMKMWVAPSYLPKDWLDYAVDSFDTLYAEGKHSPKVMSLGLHLRIIGRPGRIGAFEKFLQYVAQKPGTWYATRRQIAEHFASQVSAA is encoded by the coding sequence ATGTCCAAACCTGTCTACCAGTGGCCCAACGACGCACGCCTGGCCTTGTCCGTGGTCGTCAATGTTGAGGAGCTGTCCGAGTACAACGTGGGCCAGGGTGACAAGATCACCGAGCCGGTGGACGAGCTGCACGTCACCCTGTCCAAACCGGTGCGCAACTACGGCAACGAATCCAATTACCGCTACGGCGTCAACGAAGGCCATGCGCGCGTCTCCGCGCTGCTGGACAGGTACAACGTCACCAGTACCTATACCGCTGCTGCGGTGTCGCTGGAGCGGGCACCGGAAATCGCCGACTACCTGCGTGGCAGCCGCCACGAAGTGTGTTCGCACGGCCACCGCTGGATCCACCAGTTCCGCTTCAACGAAGAACAGGAACGCCAGTTCATCCGCGATGCCGCCGACAGCATCGAGCAGACCACAGGCGTACGCCCGGTTGGCTGGCTGTCGCGCTACCTGCATACCGCCTCCACCCGCCGTCTGCTGCAGGAAGAAGGCTTCCTGTACCACATGGACGACTACTCGGCCGACGCGCCGTTCTGGGGCGATGTCGACGGCAGCGACAAGCCGATGATCGTGGTGCCGTACCAGCTCGATACCAATGACATGAAGATGTGGGTGGCCCCGTCCTACCTGCCCAAGGATTGGCTGGACTACGCTGTCGACAGCTTCGACACGCTGTACGCCGAAGGCAAGCACAGTCCAAAGGTGATGTCGTTGGGCCTGCACCTGCGCATCATTGGTCGCCCGGGTCGCATCGGTGCGTTCGAGAAGTTCCTGCAGTATGTCGCGCAGAAGCCGGGTACCTGGTACGCCACCCGTCGCCAGATTGCCGAACACTTTGCCTCACAAGTGAGCGCAGCATGA
- a CDS encoding SDR family NAD(P)-dependent oxidoreductase translates to MARFPELQGKVALITGAGRRAGLGEGIARRLLQEGCKVVLTDIGQVRGAEMPVTAVGTDEELAQVAAELAASSGGECVAMALDVLEEAQVEAVVKATVERFGRLDILVNNAGIGYLMKSLVDIDAKEWDAVLGVNLRGAFLTIKHAGRQMIAQGGGRIVNIASQAAKSAFPHAAAYCSSKHGLVGLTRVAALELGAHGINVNAVCPNHVTTGLGAWQNEYFAEKQGKSVEQYLADMRARIPAGRAGLPSDTAAATAFLCSDDAVYITGEAINVSGGEENH, encoded by the coding sequence ATGGCTCGTTTCCCCGAATTGCAGGGCAAGGTCGCACTCATCACCGGCGCTGGTCGCCGCGCCGGCCTGGGCGAGGGCATTGCCCGGCGCCTGCTGCAGGAAGGCTGCAAGGTGGTGCTGACCGATATCGGCCAGGTGCGTGGCGCCGAGATGCCGGTCACTGCAGTCGGTACCGACGAGGAGCTGGCCCAGGTTGCCGCCGAATTGGCTGCCAGCAGCGGTGGCGAGTGCGTGGCGATGGCCCTGGATGTGCTGGAAGAGGCGCAGGTGGAGGCGGTGGTCAAGGCCACGGTCGAGCGCTTCGGCCGCCTCGACATCCTGGTCAACAACGCCGGCATCGGCTACCTGATGAAGTCGCTGGTCGACATCGATGCCAAGGAATGGGACGCGGTGCTGGGTGTGAACCTGCGCGGCGCCTTCCTGACCATCAAGCATGCCGGCCGGCAGATGATTGCCCAGGGTGGCGGCCGCATCGTCAACATCGCTTCGCAGGCGGCCAAGTCGGCGTTCCCGCATGCAGCGGCGTATTGCTCGTCCAAGCACGGCCTGGTCGGCCTGACCCGGGTCGCGGCGCTGGAGTTGGGAGCGCATGGGATCAACGTCAATGCGGTGTGCCCGAACCATGTGACCACCGGCTTGGGCGCCTGGCAGAACGAATACTTCGCTGAAAAGCAGGGCAAGAGCGTGGAGCAGTACCTGGCGGACATGCGTGCGCGCATTCCGGCGGGGCGTGCGGGTCTGCCTTCGGATACGGCCGCTGCTACCGCTTTTTTGTGCTCGGACGACGCGGTGTACATCACTGGTGAGGCAATCAATGTCTCTGGTGGTGAGGAGAACCATTGA
- a CDS encoding MFS transporter: MKLKRYYPWLMAVMGMLVLLVSNGLTVTGLTAFDESLLKDFGWSRSELKLRDLITLVLAGWMAPFLGALIDKVGPRKLVLAGIALLAALYAAYAHIHSLAHLYWIHVGFAAVLVAAGLNVAVIFVSQWFATHRGTAIGIALVGTSLGGMVFPKLGVQLMQSMDWRTALLWEAAIPLAFLILAFLFVRSPRPGGIQPWGADTLAAKAAAGKPAASSLPDLSYQQAMRTRTFWVLAFVAMTTFFSIMAVASNLFLHMRDLGFEPATAGNGLGLMFGLAMVGKFIFGFLADVLPAKRVFLVNLAIMAAGALILATMRADLIWYSLALFGLGWGGLYTMIQLLAVNAFGLSSAGKILGTITLLDATTAGLGIWVTAKIFDITKSYHIAFSLICALIVLALLAATLVRDERARASAA; the protein is encoded by the coding sequence ATGAAGTTGAAGCGTTATTACCCGTGGTTGATGGCGGTGATGGGGATGCTGGTGCTGCTGGTCTCCAACGGCCTGACCGTGACCGGCCTGACCGCTTTCGACGAATCCCTGCTCAAGGACTTCGGCTGGAGCCGCAGCGAGCTCAAGCTGCGCGACCTGATCACCCTGGTGCTGGCCGGCTGGATGGCGCCGTTCCTGGGTGCGCTGATCGACAAGGTCGGCCCGCGCAAACTGGTGCTGGCGGGCATCGCGCTGCTGGCGGCGCTGTACGCGGCCTATGCGCACATCCATTCGCTGGCCCACCTGTACTGGATCCACGTCGGCTTTGCCGCGGTGCTAGTCGCGGCCGGCCTGAATGTGGCAGTGATCTTCGTCTCGCAGTGGTTTGCCACCCATCGCGGCACCGCAATTGGTATTGCCCTGGTCGGCACCAGCCTCGGCGGCATGGTGTTTCCCAAGCTCGGCGTGCAGCTGATGCAGAGCATGGACTGGCGCACAGCGCTGCTGTGGGAAGCCGCAATTCCATTGGCGTTCCTGATCCTGGCCTTCCTGTTCGTGCGCAGCCCGCGCCCGGGCGGCATCCAGCCCTGGGGCGCGGACACGCTGGCCGCCAAGGCCGCCGCCGGCAAGCCGGCCGCGTCCTCATTGCCGGACCTGAGCTACCAGCAGGCGATGCGCACCCGCACCTTCTGGGTGCTGGCCTTCGTGGCGATGACCACCTTCTTCTCGATCATGGCGGTTGCCTCCAACCTGTTCCTGCACATGCGCGACCTCGGCTTTGAGCCGGCCACCGCTGGCAATGGCCTTGGCCTGATGTTCGGCCTGGCAATGGTGGGCAAGTTCATCTTCGGCTTCCTCGCCGATGTATTGCCGGCCAAGCGCGTGTTCCTGGTCAACCTGGCGATCATGGCCGCAGGTGCATTGATCCTGGCGACGATGCGCGCCGACCTGATCTGGTATTCGCTGGCCCTGTTCGGCCTGGGCTGGGGTGGCCTGTACACGATGATCCAGCTGCTGGCAGTCAACGCCTTCGGACTGAGTTCGGCCGGCAAGATCCTCGGCACCATCACCCTGCTCGATGCGACCACCGCCGGTCTCGGCATCTGGGTGACGGCAAAGATTTTCGATATCACCAAGAGCTACCACATCGCTTTCAGCCTGATCTGCGCGCTGATCGTGCTGGCCCTGCTGGCCGCAACGCTGGTGCGCGACGAACGCGCGCGTGCTTCGGCCGCCTGA
- a CDS encoding isochorismatase family protein yields the protein MPVMETSNLTARQYWEQVKANPNRAKFGFGARPAIVNIDVQRAYTDLAAFKTAYETDPRQIEHINALSAQVRALGLPVVWTYVAYLESGEDAGTWGTRTNTPDSLQNIKHGSERAQFDPRADVQPGDIVMHKRMASPFFETNLWSLLTFHKIDTLIITGGSTSGCIRACVIDSLSRGYRSIVPEECVADKHEIPHFANLSDIMLKYGDVEPVEHVAAQLQALRA from the coding sequence ATGCCCGTGATGGAAACGTCCAACCTCACCGCCCGCCAGTACTGGGAGCAGGTCAAGGCCAACCCCAACCGCGCCAAGTTCGGCTTCGGCGCGCGCCCGGCAATCGTCAACATCGATGTGCAGCGCGCCTATACCGATCTGGCCGCGTTCAAGACCGCGTATGAGACCGACCCGCGCCAGATCGAGCACATCAATGCGCTGTCGGCGCAGGTGCGCGCGCTCGGCCTGCCGGTGGTGTGGACCTATGTGGCGTACCTGGAGTCGGGCGAAGACGCCGGTACCTGGGGCACCCGCACCAACACGCCGGACTCACTGCAGAACATCAAGCACGGCTCCGAGCGCGCGCAGTTCGATCCACGCGCAGACGTGCAGCCCGGCGATATCGTCATGCACAAGCGCATGGCCAGCCCGTTCTTCGAAACCAACCTGTGGTCGCTGCTGACCTTCCACAAGATCGACACGCTGATCATCACCGGCGGCTCGACCTCGGGCTGCATCCGCGCCTGCGTGATCGACAGCCTGTCGCGCGGCTACCGCAGCATCGTTCCGGAGGAATGCGTGGCCGACAAACACGAGATCCCGCACTTCGCCAACCTCAGCGACATCATGCTCAAGTACGGCGACGTGGAGCCGGTCGAGCACGTGGCCGCACAGCTGCAGGCGCTGCGCGCATGA
- a CDS encoding polysaccharide deacetylase family protein, whose product MNATTKSDPGLFDYWPYDSRPKIEWPDGARVALWIAPNIEFYEYAPPANPQRKPWPRPLPDIQGYGTRDYGNRVGHQRMMRVMDQYGLRGSVSLSTAMLKHHPEVIQMAAERNWEFFSHGIYNTRYTYGMDEAQEREMIAHSMALIAEHTGQHCDGYLAPALSHSDATIDLFAEAGGLYTCDLFHDDQPTPVKTRSGKRFVSVPYSLELNDTIVYVTNKIEPRRYGQMIKDAFDRLYAEGEHSGTVMCVPLHAYQVSHPHRLAAFHDAMDYICSHDKVWKATGREIAQHYLDKHYDDALASMAAINAEEAA is encoded by the coding sequence ATGAACGCCACGACCAAGTCCGATCCGGGCCTGTTTGACTACTGGCCCTACGACAGCCGTCCGAAGATCGAATGGCCGGACGGCGCGCGCGTGGCGCTGTGGATCGCGCCCAACATCGAGTTCTACGAGTACGCGCCGCCGGCCAACCCGCAGCGCAAACCGTGGCCGCGTCCGTTGCCGGACATCCAGGGCTATGGCACGCGCGACTACGGCAACCGAGTCGGCCACCAGCGGATGATGCGGGTGATGGACCAGTACGGCCTGCGCGGCTCGGTATCGCTGTCCACGGCCATGCTCAAGCACCATCCGGAAGTGATCCAGATGGCGGCCGAGCGCAACTGGGAATTCTTCAGCCACGGCATCTACAACACCCGCTACACCTACGGCATGGACGAGGCGCAGGAGCGGGAGATGATCGCGCATTCGATGGCGCTGATCGCCGAGCACACCGGCCAGCATTGCGATGGCTACCTGGCACCGGCGCTGTCGCATTCGGACGCCACCATCGACCTGTTCGCCGAGGCCGGTGGCCTGTACACCTGCGATCTGTTCCACGATGACCAGCCAACGCCGGTCAAGACCCGCTCGGGCAAGCGCTTCGTGTCGGTGCCGTACTCGCTGGAGCTCAACGACACCATCGTCTACGTCACCAACAAGATCGAGCCGCGCCGTTACGGGCAGATGATCAAGGACGCCTTCGACCGCCTGTACGCCGAAGGCGAGCACTCCGGCACGGTGATGTGCGTGCCGCTGCACGCCTACCAGGTCAGCCATCCGCACCGCCTGGCCGCGTTCCACGACGCGATGGACTACATCTGCAGCCACGACAAGGTGTGGAAGGCCACCGGCCGCGAGATCGCCCAACACTATCTGGACAAGCACTACGACGATGCGCTGGCCTCGATGGCGGCGATCAACGCGGAGGAGGCGGCATGA
- a CDS encoding polysaccharide deacetylase family protein has product MSLDRSFLEYPQLRHGMDHARYSWSMLAERPAVRWPDDKPLALWINLSLEHFPLNPKGEGFKPHGAMVMPYPDLRHYTLRDYGNRVGVFRVLDALEKYGLRASTAVNGELAERYPALLRRLKARSAELVAHGWNMDSVHYGGLDPAREAEYIQRSLAALAPYSDGPIQGWLSPARSQSENTPELLQQAGLQWFGDWINDELPYPFQTANGPLTALPLSLELEDRFIVGENLHAEAEYADQMVDACDFLLEEAQRNGQGRLLALNIHPWVMGQPHRIKHLERVFSHLADNAGLIWNAAPSQIIAASR; this is encoded by the coding sequence ATGAGCCTGGATCGCAGCTTCCTGGAGTACCCGCAGCTGCGCCATGGCATGGACCATGCGCGCTATAGCTGGTCTATGCTGGCCGAGCGCCCGGCCGTGCGCTGGCCCGACGACAAACCGCTGGCACTGTGGATCAACCTGAGCCTGGAGCACTTTCCGCTCAACCCCAAGGGCGAGGGCTTCAAGCCGCACGGCGCAATGGTCATGCCCTACCCGGACCTGCGCCATTACACCTTGCGCGACTACGGCAACCGGGTTGGCGTGTTCCGCGTACTGGATGCGCTGGAAAAGTACGGTCTGCGCGCCAGCACCGCGGTCAACGGCGAACTGGCCGAGCGCTACCCAGCCCTGCTGCGTCGGCTCAAGGCGCGCAGCGCCGAGCTGGTCGCGCACGGCTGGAACATGGACAGCGTGCACTACGGCGGACTGGACCCGGCGCGCGAAGCTGAATACATCCAGCGCAGTTTGGCCGCGCTGGCCCCGTATTCGGACGGCCCCATCCAGGGCTGGTTGTCACCGGCCAGATCGCAGTCCGAGAACACCCCGGAACTGCTGCAACAGGCCGGTTTGCAGTGGTTTGGTGACTGGATCAACGACGAGCTGCCCTACCCCTTCCAGACCGCCAACGGCCCGCTCACCGCACTGCCGTTGTCGCTGGAATTGGAAGATCGCTTCATCGTCGGCGAAAATCTGCATGCCGAGGCCGAGTATGCGGACCAGATGGTCGATGCCTGCGATTTCCTGCTGGAGGAAGCGCAGCGCAACGGACAGGGTCGCCTGCTCGCGCTCAACATCCACCCGTGGGTGATGGGCCAGCCGCACCGCATCAAGCACCTGGAACGCGTGTTCTCCCATCTGGCAGACAACGCAGGGCTGATCTGGAACGCTGCGCCTTCGCAGATCATCGCCGCCTCACGTTGA